The following coding sequences lie in one Anoplolepis gracilipes chromosome 4, ASM4749672v1, whole genome shotgun sequence genomic window:
- the Para gene encoding sodium voltage-gated channel paralytic isoform X28, translated as MSEDSDSISEEERSLFRPFTRESLAAIEARIAEEEARQRELQQRRAEGEVRYDDEDEDEGPQPDPMFEQGGPIPVRMHNDFPPELASTPLEDIDSFYHNQRTFVVISKGKDIFRFSATDAMWMLDPFNPIRRVAIYILVHPLFSLFIITTILVNCILMIMPTTPTIESTEVIFTGIYTFESAVKVMARGFILQPFTYLRDAWNWLDFVVIALAYVTMGIDLGNLAALRTFRVLRALKTVAIVPGLKTIVGAVIESVKNLRDVIILTMFSLSVFALMGLQIYMGVLTQKCIKNFPEDGSWGNFTAENWERFNSNSSNWYVDEAKNMPLCGNSSGAGQCLPGYTCLQGYGENPNYGYTSFDTFGWALLSAFRLMTQDYWENLYQLVLRSAGPWHMLFFIVIIFLGSFYLVNLILAIVAMSYDELQKKAEEEEAAEEEAMREAEEAALAKENKAAAKEAAREAAAAAREAAAVAAEQIVKSPSDFSCHSYELFVGQEKGNDDNNKEKMSIRSIESVSDQRHIKQINNNHSAANKVRKVSAASLSLPGSPFNLRRSSRGSHQFTIRNGRGRCFVPPGGDRKPLVLSTYLDAQEHLPYADDSNAVTPMSEENGTIVVPVYYANLGSRHSSYTSHASRLSYTSHGDLAFPGIRGIDSIGKQITKQEQILRNRTNKQTTPANGHVTDTNQKSYHFETDLEDPMGKTKQQDNPFIEPSQQHTVVDMKDVMVLNDIIEQAAGRQSQTPEQGDDDEEGPTFKDKLLAGMFRCIDIFCVWDCCWLWLEFQKYVSLLVFDPFVELFITLCIVVNTLFMALDHHDMDKDMERVLKSGNYFFTATFGIEATLKLIAMSPKYYFQEGWNIFDFIIVALSLLELGLEGVQGLSVLRSFRLLRVFKLAKSWPTLNLLISIMGRTVGALGNLTFVLCIIIFIFAVMGMQLFGKNYIDNVHYFPDEELPRWNFTDFMHSFMIVFRVLCGEWIESMWDCMLVGDVSCIPFFLATVVIGNLVVLNLFLALLLSNFGSSNLSAPTADNDTNKIAEAIDRIARFIKWIKRNILYIAKLMRAKLTNQISDQAPGEGPSNSWKEDGIDRDGDLDLADGELDAYRDKKSAKELNQLEVAIGDGMEFTIHGDLKNKLKRGKLCMNNTKVIANSINHHDYRLDNDYINQNEDDTISNKSYGSHKNRAFKDESHKGSMDSLNGEEKKDASKEDLEQEEDLEDEGEEGDELDVDIIHADEDPIQSNYPSDCCPENCYKKFPFLAGDDDAPFWQGWANLRLKTFRLIENKYFETAVITMILLSSLALALEDVHLQQRPVLQDILYYMDRIFTVIFFLEMLIKWLALGFRKYFTNAWCWLDFIIVMLSLINLGAVWAGAADIPAFRSMRTLRALRPLRAVSRWEGMRVVVNALVQAIPSIFNVLLVCLIFWLIFAIMGVQLFAGKYYKCVDVNKTTLSYEIIPDRNACFAENYTWENSPMNFDHVGKAYLCLFQVATFKGWIQIMNDAIDSREVGKQPIRETNIYMYLYFVFFIIFGSFFTLNLFIGVIIDNFNEQKKKAGGSLEMFMTEDQKKYYNAMKKMGNKKPLKAIPRPRWRPQAIVFEIVTDKKFDMIIMLFIGLNMLTMTLDHYQQTATFSNVLDYLNMIFIVIFTSECLMKIFALRYHYFKEPWNLFDFVVVILSILGLVLSDIIEKYFVSPTLLRVVRVAKVGRVLRLVKGAKGIRTLLFALAMSLPALFNICLLLFLVMFIFAIFGMSFFMHVKDKSGLDDVYNFKTFGQSMILLFQMSTSAGWDGVLDGIINEEDCQEPNNEIGYPGNCGSSTIGIAYLLSYLVISFLIVINMYIAVILENYSQATEDVQEGLTDDDYDMYYEIWQQFDPDGTQYIRYDQLSEFLDVLEPPLQIHKPNKYKIVSMDIPICKGDLMFCVDILDALTKDFFARKGNPIEETGDLGEVQARPDEVGYEPVSSTLWRQREEYCARLIQNAWRKHKQQRLGGPSEESDDPDTDLCVRQTKVLVESDGYVTKNGHRVVIHSRSPSVTSRTADV; from the exons GTACGATAtgacgacgaggacgaggacgaagGTCCTCAGCCGGATCCGATGTTCGAGCAGGGAGGGCCGATTCCGGTCCGAATGCACAACGACTTTCCACCCGAGTTGGCCTCCACACCTCTCGAGGATATCGATAGCTTCTACCACAATCAAAGG ACCTTCGTCGTCATTAGCAAAGGAAAGGACATATTCAGGTTTTCAGCAACGGACGCGATGTGGATGCTCGATCCGTTCAACCCAATACGGCGTGTGGCCATTTACATATTGGTTCACCCGCTCTTTTCCCTTTTCATCATCACCACGATATTGGTTAACTGTATACTTATGATCATGCCCACTACGCCCACCATCGAGTCCACCGA AGTGATATTTACGGGCATCTACACATTTGAGTCCGCCGTTAAGGTGATGGCGAGGGGTTTCATTCTGCAGCCTTTTACCTATCTTAGAGATGCATGGAATTGGCTCGACTTCGTAGTTATAGCTTTAGC TTATGTGACGATGGGCATAGATCTAGGCAACCTTGCCGCTCTCAGGACATTTCGAGTCCTCCGAGCCTTGAAGACTGTCGCTATTGTACCAG GTCTGAAAACCATTGTCGGCGCTGTGATAGAATCCGTGAAGAACCTGCGCGATGTGATAATCCTGACGATGTTCTCCCTCTCCGTCTTTGCGCTTATGGGCCTTCAGATTTACATGGGGGTCCTCACGCAAAAGTGTATAAAAAACTTTCCTGAGGACGGCTCCTGGGGTAATTTCACCGCCGAGAATTGGGAGCGATTCAATAGTAACTCAA GTAATTGGTACGTGGACGAGGCCAAAAATATGCCCTTATGCGGAAATTCATCGGGGGCGGG GCAGTGCCTTCCCGGCTACACGTGTTTACAAGGATATGGCGAGAATCCGAATTACGGTTACACGAGCTTCGATACTTTCGGCTGGGCGTTGCTCTCCGCTTTCCGTCTCATGACTCAGGATTATTGGGAAAATCTGTATCAACTGGTATTGAGATCAGCTGGACCGTGGCACATGCTCTTCTTCATCGTCATCATCTTCCTCGGATCCTTCTATCTCGTCAACTTGATTCTCGCTATTGTCGCGATGTCGTACGACGAGTTGCAAAAGAAGGCCGAAGAGGAAGAGGCTGCCGAGGAAGAAGCTATGAGA GAAGCCGAGGAAGCTGCACTGGCGAAGGAGAACAAGGCTGCAGCAAAAGAGGCAGCACGAGAGGCCGCCGCAGCCGCGAGGGAAGCCGCAGCGGTGGCTGCCGAACAGATTGTCAAGTCCCCATCGGATTTTTCGTGTCACAGTTACGAGCTGTTCGTCGGCCAGGAGAAGGGTAACGACGACAACAACAAGGAGAAGATGAGCATACGTTCAATCGAGTCCGTCAGCGATCAGAGGCACATCAAGCAGATCAACAACAACCACAGCGCTGCCAATAAAGTGCGAAAAGTCAGCGCC GCGAGCCTGAGCCTACCCGGCTCACCGTTCAATCTGCGACGCAGCAGCCGTGGCAGCCACCAATTTACAATACGCAATGGTCGCGGTCGATGCTTCGTCCCCCCGGGCGGTGACCGGAAGCCCCTCGTGCTGTCAACGTACCTGGACGCCCAGGAGCATCTACCCTACGCCGACGACTCGAACGCGGTCACGCCTATGTCCGAGGAGAACGGCACGATCGTGGTGCCGGTGTACTATGCGAATCTCGGCTCCCGTCACTCGTCGTACACCTCCCACGCCTCGCGGCTCTCCTACACGTCCCACGGCGACCTGGCGTTCCCCGGTATCCGCGGCATCGACAGCATCGGCAAACAGATCACCAAGCAGGAGCAGATCCTCAGGAATCGCACCAACAAACAGACGACGCCTGCCAACGGCCATGTTACCGACACCAATCAGAAGTCCTATCACTTT GAAACCGATCTGGAGGATCCCATGGGCAAGACCAAGCAACAAGACAATCCGTTTATCGAGCCGTCTCAGCAGCACACGGTGGTCGACATGAAGG ACGTGATGGTGTTAAACGACATCATCGAGCAGGCTGCCGGTCGCCAGAGTCAGACGCCGGAGCAAGGAG ACGACGATGAAGAAGGGCCTACGTTCAAGGACAAGTTATTGGCCGGAATGTTCCGTTGTATCGACATCTTTTGCGTCTGGGACTGCTGCTGGCTCTGGCTCGAGTTTCAAAAGTACGTGTCCTTGTTGGTCTTTGATCCGTTCGTAGAACTCTTCATCACGCTCTGCATCGTCGTCAATACGCTCTTCATGGCGTTGGATCACCACGATATGGACAAAGATATGGAGAGAGTTCTCAAATCTGGCAATTAC TTCTTCACCGCAACATTCGGTATCGAAGCCACTCTGAAGTTGATAGCGATGAgtccaaaatattattttcaagaagGCTGGAACATCTTTGACTTTATAATCGTCGCTCTTTCACTTCTGGAGTTGGGTCTGGAAGGTGTACAAGGTCTATCGGTATTACGATCATTCAGATTG CTAAGAGTGTTCAAGTTGGCTAAATCGTGGCCTACGCTGAATCTGCTAATCTCCATCATGGGCAGAACGGTGGGTGCGCTGGGTAATTTGACGTTCGTATTGTGCATCATTATCTTCATCTTCGCCGTGATGGGTATGCAGCTTTTCGGCAAGAATTACATCGACAACGTTCACTACTTCCCGGACGAGGAGTTGCCCAGATGGAACTTTACCGATTTCATGCACTCTTTCATGATCGTTTTCCGAGTACTATGCGGAGAGTGGATTGAGTCTATGTGGGATTGCATGCTGGTGGGCGATGTCTCTTGTATACCATTCTTCTTAGCTACCGTCGTCATCGGTAACTTGGTC GTCCTGAACCTCTTCTTAGCTCTGTTGCTCAGCAACTTTGGCTCGTCAAATCTGTCAGCCCCGACCGCGGACAACGACACGAACAAGATCGCGGAGGCGATCGATCGCATAGCGCGTTTCATTAAGTGGATCAAGCgaaatattctttacattGCTAAATTGATGCGAGCCAAACTCACCAATCAGATATCCGATCAGGCGCCAGGTGAGGGACCGTCCAACAGTTGGAAAGAAG ATGGGATTGATCGCGATGGGGACCTAGATCTTGCAGATGGCGAATTGGATGCGTACAGAGACAAGAAGAGCGCCAAAGAGCTCAACCAGCTTGAAGTAGCCATTGGCGATGGGATGGAGTTCACCATTCACG GAGATTTGAAGAACAAGCTGAAGAGAGGCAAGCTGTGCATGAACAATACAAAGGTTATCGCGAATTCAATTAATCACCACGATTATAGACTCGACAACGATTATATTAATCAGAACGAGGATGACACCATCAG TAATAAATCATACGGCAGCCACAAAAACCGGGCATTTAAGGACGAAAGTCACAAAGGCAGTATGGACTCGTTGAATGGCGAGGAGAAGAAAGATGCCAGCAAAGAAGATTTGGAGCAGGAAGAAG ATCTAGAAGACGAGGGCGAAGAAGGTGACGAGCTCGACGTCGACATCATACACGCGGACGAAGATCCCATTCAATCGAATTATCCTTCCGACTGCTGTCCGGAAAATTGCTACAAGAAATTCCCATTCCTGGCCGGTGATGACGACGCTCCGTTTTGGCAAGGTTGGGCGAACCTGCGATTAAAGACCTTCCGGCTGATCGAGAACAAGTACTTCGAGACTGCCGTCATCACCATGATCCTTCTGAGTAGCTTGGCCTTG GCTTTGGAGGACGTTCATCTGCAACAACGACCTGTCCTACAGGACATATTGTATTACATGGACCGAATATTCACTGTGATATTCTTCCTCGAGATGTTGATCAAGTGGCTGGCTCTAGGATTTAGGAAGTATTTCACAAACGCCTGGTGCTGGCTCGACTTCATCATCGTCATG CTATCACTGATCAACTTGGGCGCAGTCTGGGCCGGCGCAGCCGACATCCCGGCCTTCCGTTCCATGAGAACACTGAGGGCCCTGAGACCTTTACGAGCAGTCTCACGGTGGGAGGGCATGAGA GTAGTCGTTAATGCCTTGGTCCAAGCCATTCCATCTATCTTCAACGTGTTGCTGGTATGCCTTATTTTCTGGCTTATATTCGCTATCATGGGAGTACAGCTATTCGCTGGCAAATATTACAAG TGCGTCGACGTGAACAAGACGACACTCAGCTACGAGATAATACCAGATCGGAACGCCTGCTTCGCAGAGAATTACACGTGGGAGAACTCACCAATGAATTTCGATCACGTCGGGAAAGCATATCTGTGCCTATTCCAAGTGGCGACTTTCAAAGGGTGGATCCAAATCATGAATGACGCGATCGATTCCAGGGAG gTCGGCAAGCAGCCGATTCGCGAAACAAACATTTACATGTACCTCTACTTCgtgtttttcattatatttggATCGTTTTTTACCCTCAACCTATTCATTGGTGTGATCATCGACAACTTTAACGAGCAAAAGAAGAAGGCTGGCGGATCCCTCGAGATGTTCATGACAGAAGATCAGAAGAAATATTACAACGCCATGAAGAAAATGGGCAATAAGAAGCCTCTGAAAGCCATTCCTCGACCGAgg TGGCGACCGCAGGCGATAGTGTTTGAAATAGTGACGGACAAAAAGTTCGATATGATAATCATGCTGTTCATTGGGCTAAACATGCTCACGATGACGTTGGACCATTATCAACAAACCGCAACGTTCAGCAATGTTCTGGACTATCTCAACATGATATTCATTGTGATATTCACCAGCGAGTGTCTCATGAAGATCTTCGCTCTGCGCTACCACTACTTCAAGGAGCCATGGAACCTCTTTGATTTTGTTGTTgttatattgtcaatattag GTCTGGTGCTCAGCgacattattgaaaaatatttcgtatcgCCGACTTTGCTTCGTGTAGTGAGAGTGGCGAAGGTCGGTCGTGTGCTTCGACTCGTGAAAGGTGCCAAGGGTATCCGAACTCTTCTCTTCGCCCTGGCGATGTCGTTGCCGGCCCTCTTTAATATTTGCCTACTGCTGTTTTTGGTGATGTTTATCTTCGCGATATTCGGAATGTCTTTCTTCATGCACGTCAAAGACAAGAGCGGACTCGACGACGTGTACAATTTCAAAACGTTTGGACAGTCCATGATACTGCTATTTCAG atGTCGACATCGGCCGGTTGGGACGGTGTTCTCGACGGTATAATAAACGAGGAGGACTGCCAGGAGCCGAACAACGAGATCGGCTACCCGGGCAACTGCGGCTCCTCGACGATCGGGATCGCTTATCTGCTCTCGTATCTCGTCATCAGCTTCCTGATCGTCATCAACATGTACATCGCCGTGATTCTCGAGAATTACTCGCAGGCCACCGAAGACGTGCAGGAGGGCCTGACGGACGACGACTATGACATGTACTACGAGATTTGGCAGCAGTTCGATCCGGACGGCACGCAGTACATCAGATACGACCAGCTGTCGGAGTTTCTTGATGTATTGGAACCCCCGTTGCAGATACATAAGCCCAATAAATACAAGATCGTGTCGATGGATATCCCCATATGTAAGGGTGACCTTATGTTTTGCGTGGATATCCTCGACGCCCTCACCAAGGACTTTTTCGCACGGAAGGGAAATCCAATCGAAGAGACGGGCGATTTAGGCGAGGTCCAGGCACGGCCCGACGAAGTCGGCTACGAGCCGGTCTCATCCACCCTGTGGCGGCAGCGCGAGGAATATTGCGCTCGTCTTATACAGAATGCCTGGAGGAAGCACAAGCAGCAACGGCTTGGCGGGCCGAGCGAGGAGAGCGACGATCCGGACACGGATCTGTGCGTACGGCAGACCAAGGTGCTGGTCGAGAGCGACGGTTACGTCACGAAGAACGGTCATCGCGTTGTCATACACAGCCGATCGCCGAGTGTCACTTCGAGAACCGCGGACGTCTGA